The Corvus cornix cornix isolate S_Up_H32 chromosome 15, ASM73873v5, whole genome shotgun sequence genome includes the window TTTGCAGGCTGAGCGTGGGCGGCGAGGGCAGCGCCTTTGAGCAGCAGGCggccggggctgtgctggaTCTCATGGGTGATGAGAACCACAACCTCAACAAGAGCAAACAGCTGCTCAAGTGGTGAGTGGGGTTTACCCGTGGGCTGGAGGGAGAATTAGGGCTGGGGGTGCCACTGCTCAGTGCCACCGCCCTCCTGTCTCTCACAGGGACCGCAAGAAGAAGCGGTTTGTGGGGCAGACGGGCCAGGAGGACAAGAAGAAGGTGCGGACAGAGAGCGGGCGCTACATCAGCAGCTCCTACAAGAACAACCTGTATCCTGCTatgggcactgctgcctgcctgggctgggggctgcgggagcggggctggaCCCCCGTGTCAGGGATCCAtcccctgccagggcagcagctggggaagggagcaCAGTCAGACACCACAGCACAGGATCAGGTGAGGAGTCACCACGTGTTCCCTTAACCCACCCGTCCCAGCTATGAGAAGTGGAAGCAGAAGTACAAGGTTGACGAGCgggatgaggatgaggaagggcCACGCAGCAGGGAGCAGTTCAGAGGGAAGCACAGGCGTGGGCACGGTGAGTACCTGCAGCAAGCAACAGAGCCCTGCATTGTCCCcctcagcctggctctgtcccctgccctgagcacagcCATGTCCCCCCGCAGGGCCCACGCAGCCCCCGGCGCAGGGCAGGGTGCACTCGGAGCTGAAGAACAAGCAGCAGATCCTGAAGCAGCGCAAGAAGGTGGCCAAGCAGCGCTTCCTGCAGAGCGGGGGCCTGAAGCGCCTCAAGGCCAGGAACCGGCAGCGCGTGCAGGAGCTGCGGCAAATGGCCTTCGGGCGCCGGGCGGGCGCTGCCAAGAAGGGCAAGCTGAGGAAGAGGATGTAGGGGACATGCCCCCcatggctgggctgggagtTGGGGAAGGGGACAGTAAATATTGGCTGGTTTTGCATCCTGACTTCTCTCTGTCCTTGCTCCAAGCATCATGCCTGGGGTACTTCTTTTCCTTGGGCCACCCAGAGACACAAGAACAAGCAAGTACTGCGGCTCCACAGCTGGATGTATTTTGATGTGAGACACCTTTGGAGATGCCaacagcagctccctcctcctcccactgccTGGGGTGCTCTGGGCAGGAGGGAACCCGGGAATACTCTGGCCCTGCCTGGGTGCGGTGCCACCCCAGTGTGCCTGTGCCACTGCCATCCATGTTGCCTCTCGTTGTGGGGTTTCCAGACTTGCAAGGAACAACCTCCATCCCCAGAGGTCCTGTGGCTCCAGGCTGGCCCTAgcagcctctccccagccccaggagcaggaggtgtCCCCAGGGGCTATTCCTGGCCCTGAAGCAGCCCGGCACCCCTGATGTGCTGTGGGTGTGTGCCAGTGGCACAGATGTCAGCCAGGCCCCGCATGCAGAGCAGTACCTGCGAAGATTGGAGCCTGATGCCACAGCCAGCCAGGGATGTTAATGTCCCTGTatctccccagccccactgcctgGGGAAGAGGTTTGTGCTGACCATGTCCAGCTGGGCCTTGGTGTCCTCCTGGGCTCTGTCTGTGGGGATCCTGAGCTGTGCAGTGGTAAGCTGGAAGAGGTTCAGCACAGCCAGCTTgatctgtgccagcagcagggtcTTCTGCATGGCTGCACTCTGGATGTGGGTCCAGCAGGACTCCTGGGGAACAGAGTGAGCCCCGGGCCACTGCCCTCTGTCCTCCTGTGccccccgggccgggccacgcCAGGCCAGGGggacccagcagagctgcagggatcctcagctcagcctggagTGCGCCCAACTTTGCGCCTCCACCACACTGGGCATCTCCCTTGTGCAGcacacctgcactgctgccctTCTCCCCGCGGGGGTCCTTGGGCACCCGACATCCCCCTTACCCACTGGAGCACATCTTGGCGGGCGGCCTCCAGGCGTGTGTGGAGCCGGGCCAGCTCGTCCTTGGTGCCCAGGAGCTCGGTGCTGGTCTCCTGCCGATACCGCTGGAGCcgtgccctgccctgggccagcCGCTCCTGCCCGGCCTCTGCCTCCCGTGCCAGGGCTGCCCGCACCCCCGCCAGCACCCCGAAATGCACCAGCATGGCCGGCACGTCCTGGAACTGAGCAGTGGGAGGCGGCCGAGAGACCGCAGCGGTGGAGGGATGTCGCCACcaaggggctgggggacacgCAGGGTGGCGCCGCAGGACTCCACGCTCACCTGCCCCATCCTGGCCAGCACGTCCCGCAAGTAGTCCCCGAAGGGCCGGAGGCTCCGCAGGCACCGGGCCAGGCGATCCCTGTGCCGCAGCAGCCCCGCCAGCTCCCGCTGCAGGCGGGCGGCCTCAGctcgctccgccgccgcccgcgcccgctCCTCGCCCGCCCGGCGCAGCGCCCGCTCCCGCCTGGCCGCCACCGCCTGCGCCGTGGGTACGGGGTCAGCGGCGACCTTCCGgccagcccggccccggcccccgtCCCCGCACCTTGAGGAAGGAGTCAAATCTGAGGACGGCGTCGCGGTGCTGCCGTTCCCTCCGGGCCAGCTGCTGCCGGCGCTGCGCCAGGCGCTGCATCCGCTGCCGAAACTCCTGTGGGATGGTGGGGTGCTGAGAGCGTTGCCCCACGCTTGTGCACCCGAGGGTGCCAGCTCGTGGATAGCTGGGGACATGCCTGCCCGCTGCCTGTCCCCATGGCACACCTGAAGGACCCGGGGAGGGGACACTCGGGGGGCTGAGGCCGCTCTCACCTCCCGCCggttctgcagctcctgctccacctCCGCCACCTCCCGCCTCTTCAGGAGCACACGAGTGGATGGCAGAAGCGGGGCCGGGTCCCGCGCTGTCACCGTCCTGCCACGGGCTGCGTGGAGCTCGACTTGGCTGGGGAGGGAAAGTCCGGGCAGGGGCACCTGCCACCGTGGCACGGGCAGGACTTCCCTGGGCCACCGCTGCTCCCGGGGCTCGGCCTGGGGAGCCTGGCCCGCTCCCCGGTGTGTGCAGGGATTGTCAGGAACCACACTGCGTTATCCCTGCCTGCATTCATCCTCTTGCCCACCCTCATTCCTGCCCATCCCTCCCACTTCAGCCTCTCCCACTTGGAGACCCCCAGCACCGGcgctgctccccagggaaggacAAATCACGTTACAATCTCAGCTTTTTGGTTAGACCCCGGGGAGTCCGCCTGCCTCCCCCCAGCCCACGGCTGGAatcctctcctccctgggagCCTCCGCTGGGGACACTGTGCCCACCCAGTGACACCCACCCTGGCAGTGGCACCCGGAGATGGGAACACAAACCGAGATCACCGGGCACACAGGACATGCTGGCCTTGTTGCCAACTCTTTGGTCCCTTGCCACGGGGAGGACGGAGGGGTCTCACTCACAGCAGCCGCAGCTTGTCCCGGAAGGCTGCTCGCaactgctcctccagctccgAGTCCATCTCGCCGGTGCCTCCTCCTCGCCCAGGGGCCTGCGGAGGAGCTGGGACCGGGGCGGCCGCGGTGGTGGCAGCACAACAGTGTTGCCAGGGGCAGCCAGAGGCTCCCGCAGCTCCCTGGGATTTTCCTGGCTTGGCTCTGAGCGCCGCTGAGAGGGCGcggtgctgagcacagggaatgCACCAGGGCTGCTTGCAGGGGGGCTCCCACTCTCAGCCCTCAAACCATTCCATCCTCCCACCCACACTCCATTCCCTCCAGCCCTCagaccctgctccagcccctcagaaCCCTCCGTTCAGGCTCCATGGCCCTTCAGAGACCACTGTGCACAGCTGGGCCACAACCCCTGTCCCCCTCAGCTCTGTTCCAGCTCACACTGTTCTGACATCCCAGGGATGGCTCAGACCCCCCGCCTTCACCCACAGTGCAGACCCTGTCTCTCTCTGCATGTCCCAGGAGTGCTTCCCTTCCACTCCACAGGCCATCAGATTCCCTTTGATCCCCTGTGTGTTGTCAggtcccctctgtccccacatATGTGTGCTCATGCCCCCATTACCCTCCACACACTCCACAAGGAACAGATTAACTCCTGGCTTGGACACAGAGCAACACCACAGAAAGAATAGaggaaatatttataataaaaacaattcaGCCTCCCCAGAGTCAGTGTCACCCATGTCCTGCCTGCACACCCCTTGTTTCTTCCCTCACCCCAGGACCACTGCAGCCCCATGGTGACTttctccatcccagagctgctcatgGAGACTGAGCCAGAATCCCACACGTGAATTTGAGTCCGTCACAGGCATTGAAGTGAGTGGGTGTTCCCATGCTCTGCCTGCGCTGGGAGTCACCTTGCTTTAAGGACAACCAAAACAAGATGGGaaatggaagaggagaaaaggaatggAGAAACATGGCTGGGGAAGGATGGAGTGAAACTGTGGAACAGGCAGGTGGAGAGAGGTGGGATGGCTCTGCCTGAAGTGTCCTGGCACAGGACACTGACAGCCTGTGCTCAGCCACATACAAGGAGGGCCTGCTTGATGCTGGATTCCAGCGGGAGCTCTGTGTGCTTCCCCAAGGAGGGACAGAAGCTATGGGCCTCgtgtttcttctctcccttcctgtGGGGAGAGCGTGCCATGGATCTCGTCATCGTCACCTACaaagggcacagagcagcagcatctcagctACGCCAGCCATGAGGAATTCCTCTGGGAAGACCCAAAGCTCAGCAGGGAGCAGGTGGCTCCTCACCTTCCGTGAGGTGGCTCAGGTCAGcagcctgggccctgctccCACTGACCAGCGCCATGGCCTCGTGCTCAGTGTAGCTGCTCAGGGCCTCCTCGGACCCCTTCCCCTCCTCGTCGTCTTCAGAGTCCACCAGCACTAAGA containing:
- the CFAP73 gene encoding cilia- and flagella-associated protein 73 isoform X1, which gives rise to MDSELEEQLRAAFRDKLRLLQVELHAARGRTVTARDPAPLLPSTRVLLKRREVAEVEQELQNRREVRAASAPRVSPPRVLQEFRQRMQRLAQRRQQLARRERQHRDAVLRFDSFLKAVAARRERALRRAGEERARAAAERAEAARLQRELAGLLRHRDRLARCLRSLRPFGDYLRDVLARMGQFQDVPAMLVHFGVLAGVRAALAREAEAGQERLAQGRARLQRYRQETSTELLGTKDELARLHTRLEAARQDVLQWESCWTHIQSAAMQKTLLLAQIKLAVLNLFQLTTAQLRIPTDRAQEDTKAQLDMVLLCMRGLADICATGTHPQHIRGAGLLQGQE
- the CFAP73 gene encoding cilia- and flagella-associated protein 73 isoform X3; the encoded protein is MDSELEEQLRAAFRDKLRLLQVELHAARGRTVTARDPAPLLPSTRVLLKRREVAEVEQELQNRREVRAASAPRVSPPRVLQEFRQRMQRLAQRRQQLARRERQHRDAVLRFDSFLKAVAARRERALRRAGEERARAAAERAEAARLQRELAGLLRHRDRLARCLRSLRPFGDYLRDVLARMGQFQDVPAMLVHFGVLAGVRAALAREAEAGQERLAQGRARLQRYRQETSTELLGTKDELARLHTRLEAARQDVLQWESCWTHIQSAAMQKTLLLAQIKLAVLNLFQLTTAQLRIPTDRAQEDTKAQLDMAPIFAGTALHAGPG
- the CFAP73 gene encoding cilia- and flagella-associated protein 73 isoform X2; this encodes MDSELEEQLRAAFRDKLRLLQVELHAARGRTVTARDPAPLLPSTRVLLKRREVAEVEQELQNRREEFRQRMQRLAQRRQQLARRERQHRDAVLRFDSFLKAVAARRERALRRAGEERARAAAERAEAARLQRELAGLLRHRDRLARCLRSLRPFGDYLRDVLARMGQFQDVPAMLVHFGVLAGVRAALAREAEAGQERLAQGRARLQRYRQETSTELLGTKDELARLHTRLEAARQDVLQWESCWTHIQSAAMQKTLLLAQIKLAVLNLFQLTTAQLRIPTDRAQEDTKAQLDMVLLCMRGLADICATGTHPQHIRGAGLLQGQE